A region of the Gemmatimonadota bacterium genome:
TCGCGGGTGATGGAGGGGTTGGCCGACTTGCGCGCCACCTTGTCCACCTCGTCGATATAGACGATGCCGCTTTCGGCTTTGGGCACGTCGTAATCGGCGGCCTGAAGCAGGCGTACCAGGACGCTCTCCACGTCTTCGCCCACGTATCCGGCTTCCGTGAGCACCGTGGCGTCCGCGATGCAGAACGGAACGTGGAGCATCTTCGCCAGGGTCTGGGCCAGGAGCGTCTTGCCGGTGCCCGTGGGACCGATCAGCAAGATGTTGCTCTTCTCGAGCTCCACGTCGTCCTGACCGGCCTGGGTGGCGCCGCCGGCCTGGCCAGCGCCGCCGGCCTGGGTGGCGCCGCCGGCCTGGGCAGCGCCGTGCTGGGCAGCGCCGTGCTGTATCCGCTTGTAGTGGTTGTACACGGCCACGGAAAGCACCTTCTTGGCCTGTTCCTGGCCGATGACGTATTCGTCGAGCGCCTCCTTGATCTCCGTGGGCAACGGGAGATGTTCTACCGTCGACAGGGTGCTGCGACTCATCTCCTCCTCGAGGATCCCGTTGCACATCAGGATGCACTCGTTGCAGATGTACACGTTCGGGCCCGTGATGAGGCGTTCCACCTCGTCGGCGTTCCGGTTGCAGAAGGAGCAGCGCAGGTCCCGCGGTGTCGATCGCTTCTTCATGATCCGATCCTAGGCGGTTTTGCCGTTCAGCGACTCGGCGATGGCCCTGGAAGCGGCGGTTTCGACCACGTGGTCCACCAGCCCGTATTCCACGGCCTGTTCCGGCGACATCCAGAAGTCCCGGTCCGTATCCGTTTCGATCTTGTCCACCGACTGTCCCGTATGGTGAGCCATGATCTCGTTCATGGTACGCTTCATGCGCAGCATTTCCTCGGCCTGGATCTCGATGTCCTTGGCCGTGCCGGCCATGTGGGGGATGGAAGGCTGATGGATCAGAATGCGCGAATAGGGCAGGGCGTAACGTTTGCCGGTCCCGCCCGCCGTGAGGAGGAAGGCCCCCATGCTGGCGGCCATGCCCAGGCAGTAGGTCTCCACGTCGGGCTGGATGAACTGCATGGTGTCGTAGATGGCGAGCCCCGCGGTGATGCTGCCGCCGGGACTGTTGATGTACAGCTTGATGTC
Encoded here:
- the clpX gene encoding ATP-dependent Clp protease ATP-binding subunit ClpX, whose amino-acid sequence is MKKRSTPRDLRCSFCNRNADEVERLITGPNVYICNECILMCNGILEEEMSRSTLSTVEHLPLPTEIKEALDEYVIGQEQAKKVLSVAVYNHYKRIQHGAAQHGAAQAGGATQAGGAGQAGGATQAGQDDVELEKSNILLIGPTGTGKTLLAQTLAKMLHVPFCIADATVLTEAGYVGEDVESVLVRLLQAADYDVPKAESGIVYIDEVDKVARKSANPSITRDVSGEGVQQSLLKMLEGTIANVPPKGGRKHPEQNFVQINTRNILFICGGAFDDLDQIIERRTAEGTIGFGGVSKHSASRNTSELLARVEPDDLLQYGLIPEIIGRLPVIATLGELDADALMEILLKPRNALVKQYQRLLEMEDVKLTFTDESLQAVVNEAMDKKTGARSLRSILEEVMLDVMFNAPTQEDLSEVIVTGETVTEKSPPVYVQGKESKQSA
- a CDS encoding ATP-dependent Clp protease proteolytic subunit; its protein translation is MLVPMVIEQTGRGERAYDIYSLLLKNRIVFIGMPIDDTIANLVIAQLLYLQYEDAEKDIKLYINSPGGSITAGLAIYDTMQFIQPDVETYCLGMAASMGAFLLTAGGTGKRYALPYSRILIHQPSIPHMAGTAKDIEIQAEEMLRMKRTMNEIMAHHTGQSVDKIETDTDRDFWMSPEQAVEYGLVDHVVETAASRAIAESLNGKTA